Proteins encoded within one genomic window of Prochlorococcus marinus str. MIT 9515:
- the hemG gene encoding menaquinone-dependent protoporphyrinogen IX dehydrogenase, whose protein sequence is MINKIMFWRKSKVLILYSTVDGHTKNICEYIYKKLKGKKSVSIVSIEKSSEYKLEDFNEVVIGASVRYGYHRKNVYEYIQKNLQELNNLKTAFFSLNLTARKPEKSTPETNPYLIKFLKKVKWNPSTKEVFAGRLDYPSLDTFNKLAILFIMFITNGPKDTSKTYELTDWKKVDKLINSISKL, encoded by the coding sequence TTGATAAATAAAATAATGTTCTGGAGAAAATCAAAGGTTTTAATTTTATATTCTACTGTTGATGGTCATACAAAAAATATATGCGAATATATTTATAAGAAACTAAAAGGCAAAAAAAGTGTAAGTATTGTTTCAATAGAAAAATCTTCAGAATATAAGTTAGAGGATTTTAATGAAGTTGTTATTGGGGCAAGTGTTAGGTACGGATATCACAGAAAGAATGTTTATGAATATATTCAAAAAAATTTACAAGAATTAAATAATTTAAAAACAGCTTTCTTTTCATTAAATTTAACAGCAAGAAAACCAGAAAAATCAACTCCTGAGACTAACCCTTATTTAATAAAATTCTTAAAAAAAGTAAAATGGAATCCTTCAACTAAAGAGGTATTTGCTGGTAGATTAGATTATCCAAGTTTGGACACATTTAATAAATTAGCAATTTTATTTATAATGTTTATAACTAATGGTCCAAAAGATACTTCAAAAACCTACGAGTTAACTGATTGGAAAAAAGTAGAT
- the uvrC gene encoding excinuclease ABC subunit UvrC: MNNPSTKVLDKKYNFKIEYKLINNKQLLKSRLSEIPKSSGCYLFKDLDNNLLYIGKSKTLRNRVSSYFNNYADLSPRLCLMVRQITEIDIIVTDSEYEALNLESNLIKTNKPYFNILLKDDKKYPYLCITWSEKYPKIFITRKRRNRNNLDRYYGPYVDVGLLRNTLFLIKKIFPLRHSKLSKSFYREITGVDLEKISSEEYKKIMKQASMVFQGRNDDLIKILEKKMSFYSTELQYEKAAKIRDQINGLRLLTESQKISIPDSSINRDIFGIVSEKNIASIQIFQMRSGKLIGRIGYSQKLNGLQESEILQRILEEHYINVEGIEIPSEILVQYNFQKIKIIEEWLSEIKQKKVKIINPKRSNKLKTIEMVQKNARLELNRILNGIQDNESAIEDLSQILDLSIHPRRLEGYDISHIQGTDPVASQVVFIDGLPSKQNYRKYKIKDSNVYIGHSDDYASIYEVIHRRFRKWSRYKQNGGNLSTINNTKQSSLDNELFSDWPDLVMIDGGKGQLNSAYKALEELDLEKDVILCSLAKKNEEIYVPGLTKPLNTDMNQKGVMLLRRLRDEAHRFALSFHRNKRSRRMNRSQLTQIPGLGSSRIKDLLEHFNSVDAIRIASKEELMKVKGLGSNTAKDIYDYFNCD, from the coding sequence ATGAATAATCCTTCAACTAAAGTATTGGATAAAAAATATAATTTTAAAATAGAATATAAACTTATCAATAATAAGCAATTATTAAAATCAAGATTATCAGAAATACCAAAGAGTTCTGGATGTTATCTTTTTAAGGATTTAGATAATAATTTACTTTATATAGGAAAATCAAAAACACTTCGAAATAGGGTAAGTAGTTACTTCAATAACTATGCTGATCTTTCACCAAGATTATGTTTAATGGTAAGACAGATAACTGAGATAGATATTATCGTCACGGACAGTGAGTATGAAGCTCTTAATTTAGAATCAAATTTAATAAAAACCAATAAACCATATTTTAATATTTTATTAAAAGATGATAAAAAATATCCATATCTTTGCATAACATGGAGTGAAAAATATCCAAAAATATTTATAACTAGAAAAAGGAGGAATAGAAATAATTTAGATAGATATTACGGTCCTTATGTAGATGTTGGTCTTTTAAGAAATACATTATTTTTAATAAAAAAAATTTTTCCGTTGAGACACAGTAAATTATCAAAATCCTTTTATCGTGAAATTACAGGAGTAGATCTAGAAAAAATATCATCAGAGGAATACAAAAAAATAATGAAACAAGCGTCAATGGTATTTCAAGGAAGAAACGATGATTTAATTAAAATTCTTGAAAAAAAAATGTCTTTTTATTCAACTGAACTTCAATATGAGAAAGCAGCAAAAATTAGAGATCAAATTAACGGACTAAGATTATTAACTGAATCTCAAAAAATATCTATTCCTGATTCTTCCATAAATAGAGATATTTTCGGGATAGTTTCGGAAAAAAATATAGCTAGTATTCAAATCTTTCAGATGAGATCAGGTAAATTAATTGGTCGTATTGGATATAGTCAAAAATTGAATGGGCTTCAAGAAAGTGAAATCCTTCAAAGAATTCTAGAAGAACATTATATAAATGTTGAAGGGATAGAAATTCCCTCTGAAATATTAGTTCAATATAATTTCCAAAAAATAAAGATTATTGAAGAATGGCTTAGTGAGATAAAACAAAAAAAAGTTAAAATAATTAATCCTAAAAGAAGTAATAAATTAAAAACAATTGAAATGGTTCAAAAAAATGCAAGATTAGAACTAAATAGAATATTAAATGGAATACAAGATAATGAATCTGCTATTGAGGATTTATCTCAAATACTAGATTTGAGTATTCATCCAAGAAGATTAGAGGGCTACGATATAAGTCATATTCAAGGTACAGATCCAGTAGCATCACAAGTTGTGTTTATAGATGGATTGCCATCGAAACAAAATTATAGAAAATATAAAATAAAAGACTCTAATGTTTACATAGGTCATAGCGACGATTACGCTTCAATATATGAGGTTATTCATAGAAGATTTAGAAAATGGTCTAGATATAAACAAAATGGAGGGAATCTAAGTACCATAAATAATACTAAACAAAGTAGTCTTGATAATGAACTATTTTCTGACTGGCCTGATTTGGTAATGATTGATGGAGGTAAAGGGCAACTAAACTCCGCTTATAAGGCTTTGGAAGAACTTGATTTAGAAAAAGATGTTATTCTATGTTCCTTAGCAAAAAAGAATGAAGAAATTTATGTACCTGGATTAACAAAACCTCTTAATACGGATATGAATCAAAAGGGAGTAATGCTCCTAAGAAGATTAAGAGATGAAGCACATAGATTTGCACTTTCATTTCATCGCAATAAGAGATCTAGGAGAATGAACAGGTCACAACTTACTCAGATACCAGGATTAGGTTCTTCAAGAATAAAGGATTTATTAGAGCATTTTAATTCTGTAGATGCAATAAGAATTGCTAGTAAAGAAGAACTAATGAAAGTAAAGGGACTTGGGAGCAATACAGCAAAAGATATATATGATTATTTCAATTGCGATTAA